A DNA window from Cognatiyoonia koreensis contains the following coding sequences:
- the hemF gene encoding oxygen-dependent coproporphyrinogen oxidase, translating to MTGGFETEKATAAAWFGKLRDQIVTAFEGLEDALGGDVPAGRFERTETKRTADDGSDAGGGIMSVMRGGRVFEKVGVNTSEVFGELGPAAQKAMAARGVPGMEDDPRFWASGISLVAHMQNPHAPAVHMNTRMFWTPHAWWFGGGSDLNPCIEYDEDTSHFHATQKAHLDPHGADLYPKLKAWADEYFYIPHRNRARGVGGIFMDDHCSGDWAADFALTQDIGKAFLPAYVPLVEKRMRTEWSEADKDTQLIHRGLYAEYNLVYDRGTKFGLTTGHDANAVLMSLPPLAKWV from the coding sequence ATGACAGGCGGATTTGAGACAGAGAAAGCCACGGCTGCGGCGTGGTTCGGCAAGTTGCGCGACCAGATTGTCACTGCCTTCGAGGGGCTAGAGGATGCTTTGGGCGGCGACGTTCCGGCAGGGCGGTTCGAACGTACGGAAACAAAGCGCACGGCAGACGACGGATCGGATGCGGGCGGCGGAATCATGTCAGTCATGCGCGGTGGCCGCGTCTTCGAGAAAGTTGGCGTGAACACATCCGAAGTCTTCGGTGAACTGGGACCTGCGGCGCAAAAGGCAATGGCGGCGCGCGGCGTGCCGGGTATGGAAGACGATCCCCGTTTCTGGGCATCCGGAATTTCACTTGTCGCGCACATGCAGAACCCGCACGCACCTGCCGTCCACATGAACACCCGCATGTTCTGGACACCGCACGCCTGGTGGTTTGGCGGCGGGTCTGATCTCAACCCATGCATCGAGTATGACGAAGACACGTCACACTTTCATGCGACGCAAAAAGCACATCTCGACCCGCATGGCGCAGACCTCTACCCGAAACTCAAGGCTTGGGCTGATGAGTATTTCTATATTCCACACCGCAATCGTGCGCGTGGCGTCGGTGGTATTTTTATGGATGATCATTGCAGCGGCGACTGGGCAGCTGATTTCGCACTGACGCAAGACATTGGAAAAGCGTTTCTGCCCGCTTATGTGCCGCTTGTCGAAAAGCGGATGCGGACAGAGTGGTCAGAGGCTGACAAAGACACGCAACTGATCCATCGCGGACTCTATGCAGAATACAATCTGGTCTATGACCGGGGGACAAAATTTGGTCTTACCACTGGGCACGACGCAAATGCGGTTCTGATGAGCTTGCCGCCGTTGGCAAAGTGGGTCTGA
- a CDS encoding SDR family NAD(P)-dependent oxidoreductase: protein MTFSIAGKTAIVTGAANGVGLAIGKHFMREGANVVFADMDEEALNHEVGDEAAEEKNVRIFAGDLRKKLATKNLISAAVDAFDRIDILVNAARQVMQTDPLNPDDTSMDDLLQQNLLLPLRMSQGVARRMIKQAADNDGDGPIGSIVNISSIAARRTHPDLMAYSVSNAALDQFTRSFAVAMAPKRIRVNAVAFGSVMSASLKGQLKDDDGAREAIVDSTPLHRIASPNEVSDAVQYLASDAAGFVTGQVITVDGGRTLIDPAAVSAH, encoded by the coding sequence ATGACATTTTCCATTGCCGGTAAGACGGCGATTGTGACAGGGGCCGCCAATGGCGTGGGCCTCGCGATTGGCAAGCATTTCATGCGCGAAGGGGCAAATGTCGTTTTCGCTGACATGGACGAAGAGGCGCTTAATCACGAAGTTGGTGATGAAGCCGCTGAGGAAAAAAACGTCCGCATCTTTGCGGGTGACCTGCGTAAGAAACTAGCGACCAAGAACCTGATTTCTGCCGCGGTCGATGCTTTCGACCGGATCGACATACTGGTCAATGCCGCGCGTCAGGTGATGCAAACTGATCCGCTCAATCCGGACGACACGTCAATGGATGATCTCTTGCAACAGAACCTGCTACTGCCATTGCGCATGTCGCAAGGGGTCGCGCGTCGGATGATCAAACAGGCAGCAGACAATGACGGGGACGGGCCAATCGGGTCGATCGTGAATATCAGTTCAATTGCGGCCCGCCGCACACACCCCGACCTGATGGCCTATTCGGTGTCAAATGCAGCGCTTGACCAATTCACGCGCAGTTTTGCTGTCGCCATGGCACCCAAACGCATTCGTGTGAACGCGGTCGCATTCGGATCTGTAATGAGCGCGAGCCTCAAGGGCCAGCTGAAGGACGACGACGGAGCCCGCGAAGCTATTGTGGACAGTACGCCGCTCCACCGTATCGCAAGCCCGAACGAAGTCTCGGACGCCGTGCAATACCTCGCGTCAGATGCGGCAGGCTTTGTGACGGGTCAGGTCATTACAGTCGATGGGGGCCGGACCCTGATCGACCCAGCCGCCGTGTCGGCGCATTAG
- a CDS encoding class I SAM-dependent methyltransferase: MASASRLTTAIDDGLLTLPDGSIAVMRPSAQFDISRLPREQVVISHTFRPDFVAWEHAGYPVAQAAASCDLAIVVVPRSKTLAQAMIAAAAQKAPRVAVDGYKTDGIDSLFKACRKRLGDLPSVAKDHGRLFWMEPEDHFLDWLAPKPARGPEGFFTSSGVFSEGSVDKGSALLAASLPAKLPARMADFGAGWGYLTDAILKRDGVKTVDLIEAEALSLECAKLNITDSRAVFHWADATTFIADKGFDGVVMNPPFHTGRAADPALGRAFIQAARRLLAPHGKLWMVANRHLPYESSLKESFRNVDELAGNGAFKVFHATRPFR, translated from the coding sequence ATGGCTTCCGCCTCCCGCCTGACAACCGCGATCGACGACGGTCTCCTGACGTTGCCTGACGGCAGCATCGCCGTGATGCGTCCTTCGGCGCAATTCGATATTTCGCGCCTGCCCCGCGAACAGGTTGTCATCAGCCATACGTTTCGTCCGGATTTTGTGGCCTGGGAGCATGCGGGATACCCCGTCGCACAGGCTGCGGCGTCCTGTGATCTGGCAATTGTTGTCGTGCCCCGGTCCAAGACCCTGGCGCAGGCGATGATTGCGGCGGCCGCACAAAAAGCACCGCGCGTCGCAGTTGATGGCTACAAGACCGATGGAATCGATAGCCTTTTCAAGGCCTGCCGCAAACGTCTGGGCGACCTGCCAAGCGTCGCCAAGGATCATGGCCGCTTGTTCTGGATGGAACCAGAAGACCACTTTTTGGATTGGCTCGCCCCCAAGCCGGCGCGTGGACCTGAAGGTTTCTTCACGTCTTCAGGCGTTTTCTCCGAAGGCAGCGTCGACAAAGGCTCGGCACTACTGGCAGCATCCCTGCCGGCGAAACTGCCTGCCAGGATGGCCGACTTTGGTGCTGGCTGGGGTTATCTGACAGATGCAATTCTGAAACGGGATGGCGTCAAAACAGTGGACCTGATCGAAGCCGAAGCACTCTCGCTCGAATGTGCCAAGCTCAACATCACCGACTCGCGGGCCGTTTTCCATTGGGCAGACGCCACGACGTTCATTGCCGACAAAGGCTTTGACGGTGTTGTGATGAATCCACCATTCCATACGGGGCGGGCTGCCGATCCCGCGTTGGGCCGGGCGTTCATTCAAGCTGCACGCCGCCTTCTTGCGCCACATGGCAAACTCTGGATGGTGGCAAATCGCCATTTGCCTTATGAAAGCAGTCTGAAAGAAAGTTTTCGCAACGTGGACGAACTTGCTGGCAATGGTGCCTTCAAAGTGTTTCACGCCACTCGCCCATTCCGGTAA
- the clpS gene encoding ATP-dependent Clp protease adapter ClpS has protein sequence MRADFTMMAGGKDEGDTEIGVVVETKPKTKRPPLYKVMILNDDFTPMEFVVMVLERFFGLSHAQAFELMLTVHKKGVAVVGVFSHEIAETKVAQVMDFAQRHQHPLQCTMEKE, from the coding sequence ATGCGCGCAGACTTCACAATGATGGCAGGCGGCAAGGATGAAGGCGACACCGAAATCGGTGTCGTGGTCGAAACCAAACCAAAGACCAAGCGCCCGCCACTTTACAAGGTGATGATTCTGAATGACGATTTCACGCCGATGGAATTCGTCGTCATGGTGTTGGAGCGCTTCTTTGGCCTGTCCCATGCACAGGCCTTTGAACTGATGCTTACTGTGCACAAGAAAGGCGTAGCCGTCGTAGGCGTGTTCAGCCACGAAATTGCTGAAACCAAAGTGGCGCAAGTGATGGATTTTGCCCAGCGTCATCAACACCCGCTGCAATGCACCATGGAGAAGGAATAG
- a CDS encoding D-alanyl-D-alanine carboxypeptidase family protein — translation MRAIFLCVVVVSVFLAPVRSDAAPYAAMVMDARTGEVLHSRNADTRLHPASLTKMMTLYIAFQAIQRGEITLDTEVTISQLAASEPPSKLGLRAGQKIKLRYLLRAAAVKSANDAATAIGVAISGSEDAFATRMNRTAAAMGMTNTTFRNAHGLTQSGHMSTARDMSVLGRHIIYDFPQYYNLFSRRTADAGIAQVRHTNRRWLDSYEGGDGIKTGYTRAAGYNLVASAQRGQERIIATVFGGSSTSARNARITELMDMGFNRAPNSATIRRPQPPAANTLDNQEIVIGNSTPSGNGAGKTIRVNGLVTVSLRPQLRPVPEVPDELLAVDTDAINNSVLAALADVTPTAEEPGAAPQARPEPAITEVAQVASTAVVDPVPIQEIVTRISTSGGRHWGVNVGRYSSRYEAERVLLKVALNEMSTLDGTLRRVVQRSGGFDANFMGLSREGADLACRRLQARGTTCFMIGSEG, via the coding sequence ATGCGTGCAATTTTCCTTTGTGTTGTGGTCGTTTCGGTGTTCTTGGCACCTGTGCGCAGCGATGCGGCCCCTTATGCAGCCATGGTGATGGATGCCCGAACCGGCGAGGTCCTGCATTCACGCAATGCCGACACCCGCCTGCATCCCGCTTCCCTGACCAAAATGATGACGCTCTATATCGCTTTCCAAGCGATCCAGCGCGGCGAGATTACACTCGATACCGAAGTTACAATCAGCCAACTAGCTGCAAGCGAGCCACCGTCAAAGCTGGGGCTGCGGGCCGGTCAGAAGATCAAGCTGCGCTATCTTTTGCGCGCCGCTGCCGTGAAATCCGCCAACGACGCCGCAACTGCGATTGGTGTGGCTATTTCCGGATCGGAAGACGCTTTCGCCACGCGGATGAACCGCACTGCCGCGGCCATGGGCATGACGAACACGACATTTCGCAATGCGCACGGGTTGACCCAATCTGGTCACATGTCAACCGCGCGAGACATGTCGGTCCTCGGTCGCCACATTATCTATGATTTCCCGCAGTATTATAACCTGTTCTCCCGCCGCACCGCTGACGCAGGTATCGCGCAGGTCCGGCATACAAACCGTCGCTGGCTTGACAGCTACGAAGGCGGTGACGGGATCAAGACCGGTTACACCCGCGCCGCCGGTTACAATCTTGTTGCATCCGCACAGCGCGGTCAGGAACGGATCATTGCGACAGTCTTTGGTGGGTCTTCTACATCTGCCCGTAATGCGCGGATTACAGAGCTGATGGACATGGGCTTTAACCGCGCGCCTAACAGTGCGACGATCCGTCGTCCGCAACCACCTGCCGCGAACACGCTGGACAATCAGGAAATCGTCATAGGGAATTCGACCCCGAGCGGAAACGGAGCCGGCAAAACCATTCGCGTGAACGGACTTGTCACGGTGAGCCTGCGCCCGCAGCTGCGACCTGTTCCTGAGGTGCCAGACGAACTCCTCGCCGTGGATACCGACGCTATCAATAACAGCGTTTTGGCAGCTCTTGCTGATGTTACCCCGACCGCAGAAGAACCAGGTGCTGCACCACAGGCCCGGCCTGAACCGGCCATCACCGAAGTGGCACAGGTTGCATCTACCGCAGTCGTAGACCCTGTTCCTATCCAAGAGATCGTGACCCGGATTTCGACCTCTGGTGGACGTCATTGGGGTGTGAACGTGGGTCGCTATTCGTCGCGCTACGAAGCGGAACGGGTTCTACTCAAAGTCGCCCTGAACGAGATGTCCACGCTTGATGGAACCTTGCGCCGCGTCGTGCAGCGCTCTGGCGGGTTCGATGCCAATTTCATGGGATTGAGCCGTGAAGGTGCCGATCTGGCCTGCCGCAGATTGCAGGCCCGCGGGACAACTTGCTTTATGATTGGTTCTGAAGGTTAG
- a CDS encoding ABC transporter ATP-binding protein has protein sequence MTGVILDVRDLNVRFRQDGKVTHAVKNVSFQIEKGETVALVGESGSGKSVTALSTVQLLDESAHLTGSIAYDGAQMVGASTQELRRVRGNDISFIFQEPMTSLNPLHTLEKQLRESIELHQGLRGPAVRERIIALLDRVGIRDAKNRLTAYPHELSGGQRQRVMIAMALANGPDLLIADEPTTALDVTIQAQILDLLEDLKRDEGMSMLFITHDLTIVRKIADRVCVMKDGEIVETGPTREIFENPQHPYTRKLLAAESVGLPAPVPANSPVIVETEELKIWFPILRGLLKRTAGYVKAVNSATLSVRAGETVGIVGESGSGKTTLALAIMKLLRSEGRIIFQGMEIQNFSQKQVRPLRTDMQIVFQDPYGSLSPRMTIEEIISEGVAVHKLDRKLDRRELVADIMREVGLDPDLMDRYPHEFSGGQRQRIAIARAMVLRPKLLVLDEPTSALDMTVQVQIVDLLRRLQERYGLAYLFISHDLKVVRALSHKVMVMKQGDVVEAGDAADVFDAPKSPYTRALMAAAFEGRTVEDAEVLEV, from the coding sequence ATGACAGGCGTTATTCTCGATGTGCGTGATCTGAACGTGCGGTTCCGACAGGATGGCAAAGTAACCCATGCGGTCAAGAACGTCTCGTTCCAGATCGAAAAGGGCGAAACGGTTGCGCTTGTCGGCGAATCCGGGTCGGGTAAATCCGTCACAGCCCTGTCCACTGTGCAACTGCTTGATGAATCGGCTCATCTGACAGGATCCATCGCATATGACGGGGCGCAGATGGTCGGTGCGTCGACACAGGAACTCCGGCGCGTGCGCGGGAACGACATCAGCTTCATATTTCAGGAGCCGATGACATCTCTCAACCCGCTGCACACGCTTGAAAAGCAGTTACGGGAATCGATCGAGCTTCATCAGGGTTTGCGCGGTCCTGCAGTGCGCGAACGCATCATTGCGCTGTTGGATCGGGTCGGCATTCGTGATGCCAAAAACCGGCTTACGGCCTATCCGCACGAGCTTTCCGGCGGACAGCGACAGCGGGTGATGATCGCGATGGCGCTGGCCAACGGGCCTGACTTGCTGATCGCGGATGAACCGACAACGGCGCTTGATGTCACTATTCAGGCGCAAATCCTCGACTTGCTCGAAGATCTCAAACGGGACGAAGGCATGTCCATGCTTTTCATCACCCACGACCTGACCATCGTGCGCAAGATCGCAGACAGGGTTTGCGTGATGAAGGACGGTGAAATTGTCGAAACCGGTCCAACGCGCGAGATATTCGAGAACCCGCAACATCCCTATACGCGCAAACTTTTGGCAGCCGAGTCGGTCGGCCTGCCTGCCCCTGTGCCCGCAAATTCCCCTGTGATCGTGGAAACAGAAGAGCTGAAAATCTGGTTTCCAATCCTGCGCGGTCTGCTCAAGCGTACGGCAGGCTATGTCAAGGCGGTGAACAGCGCGACGCTGTCGGTAAGGGCAGGGGAAACGGTTGGAATCGTAGGAGAGTCAGGGTCCGGAAAGACGACACTGGCGCTGGCGATCATGAAACTCTTGCGTTCAGAAGGGCGGATCATCTTTCAAGGCATGGAAATCCAGAACTTCAGTCAGAAACAGGTGCGTCCGTTGCGGACGGACATGCAGATCGTTTTTCAGGATCCATACGGCAGCCTCTCACCACGGATGACAATCGAAGAGATCATTTCCGAAGGCGTCGCAGTCCATAAACTGGATCGCAAGTTGGATCGCCGCGAACTGGTGGCTGACATCATGCGCGAAGTTGGACTTGATCCCGATCTTATGGATCGCTACCCACACGAGTTTTCTGGCGGGCAGCGGCAGCGTATCGCCATTGCGCGGGCCATGGTGCTGCGGCCGAAACTGCTGGTTTTGGATGAACCGACCTCGGCGTTGGACATGACCGTGCAGGTTCAGATTGTCGACCTTCTGCGACGCTTGCAGGAAAGATATGGGTTGGCCTATCTATTCATCAGCCACGACCTCAAGGTCGTGCGCGCGCTGTCGCACAAGGTGATGGTGATGAAGCAAGGCGACGTTGTCGAAGCAGGCGACGCGGCTGATGTCTTTGATGCACCCAAATCGCCGTACACCAGGGCCTTGATGGCGGCAGCTTTTGAAGGACGGACAGTCGAAGACGCTGAGGTCCTCGAAGTCTAA
- a CDS encoding ABC transporter permease translates to MQLSPLNQRRWRNFRKNKRAFWSLWIFGILFGLSLFAEFIANDKPILVSYRGELRSPIFSFYSERDFGGDFPTEAIYGDVEVECLIVTGGVVECFDTPEELIAQVEEGEVLELEGFEAGWTLWPIIPYSYDTIVDVGGVAPSPPDSDNWLGTDDTKRDVTARVIYGFRLSVFFALVVTVISSVIGIAAGAVQGYFAGWTDLLLQRLLEIWTGTPSLYVIIIIFAILGRSFWLLVFLIILFGWPALVGVVRAEFLRARNFEYVRAAKALGVSNTTIMFRHMLPNAMVATLTLLPFLVTGAIGTLAALDFLGFGLPSSAPSLGELTLQAKQNIHAPWLGLTAFFAFAIMLSLLVFIFEGVRDAFDPRKTFAGPTISEDDDLMNMPDQQPQIPTTGIARP, encoded by the coding sequence ATGCAATTGTCACCGCTCAACCAACGCCGCTGGCGCAATTTCCGCAAAAACAAGCGGGCTTTTTGGTCGCTCTGGATCTTTGGCATCCTGTTTGGCCTTTCGCTTTTTGCGGAATTTATTGCCAACGATAAGCCGATCCTCGTGTCTTATCGTGGCGAACTCCGCAGCCCGATTTTTTCTTTCTATTCCGAGCGTGATTTTGGCGGCGACTTCCCCACCGAAGCGATCTACGGCGATGTCGAGGTGGAATGCCTGATCGTCACCGGCGGGGTGGTGGAATGTTTTGACACACCCGAAGAACTGATTGCACAGGTTGAAGAAGGTGAAGTTCTCGAACTCGAAGGGTTCGAGGCTGGCTGGACACTCTGGCCGATCATACCCTACAGCTACGACACGATTGTTGATGTCGGTGGCGTGGCTCCATCACCGCCTGACAGCGATAACTGGCTCGGAACAGATGATACAAAGCGCGACGTGACCGCGCGGGTCATCTACGGCTTCCGGCTTTCTGTGTTCTTCGCGCTGGTGGTTACCGTGATCTCTTCGGTGATTGGTATCGCTGCAGGCGCAGTGCAGGGATACTTTGCGGGCTGGACTGACTTGTTGCTCCAGCGATTGCTGGAAATCTGGACAGGCACCCCGTCACTTTATGTCATTATCATCATCTTTGCGATCTTGGGGCGAAGTTTCTGGCTCCTTGTTTTTCTCATAATTTTGTTCGGCTGGCCCGCCCTTGTCGGTGTGGTCCGGGCCGAATTTCTGCGCGCGCGCAACTTTGAATATGTGCGTGCAGCCAAGGCTTTGGGAGTCAGCAACACCACGATCATGTTCCGCCACATGCTGCCGAACGCGATGGTCGCAACATTGACCTTGCTGCCTTTTCTTGTAACGGGCGCAATCGGTACACTGGCAGCGCTCGATTTCCTTGGCTTCGGTTTGCCGTCATCTGCCCCGTCACTGGGTGAGTTGACCTTGCAGGCCAAACAAAACATCCACGCACCTTGGCTTGGACTTACGGCGTTCTTTGCATTCGCGATCATGCTGTCCTTGTTGGTCTTCATTTTTGAAGGTGTCCGCGATGCTTTCGACCCGCGCAAGACATTCGCCGGGCCGACGATCAGTGAAGACGACGATTTGATGAACATGCCTGACCAGCAGCCGCAGATTCCAACAACGGGAATTGCCAGACCATGA
- a CDS encoding microcin C ABC transporter permease YejB, whose protein sequence is MGAYILRRLLLVIPTLLGIMIVNFALIQFVPGGPIETIIARMEGGGDVFETIAGGGGDAEVQQESANSEYIGARGLSPEFIKELEIQFGFDKPPLERFLNMMWDYMRFDFGESYFRSISVVDLVLEKMPVSITLGLWSTLIAYMISIPLGVRKAIRDGSRFDTWTSGAIIVAFAIPGFLFAILLIILFAGGNCFRFPFGISEFFRAYLPFLYDANPTCSQTFPLRGLTSANFEDLSPWGKVKDYIWHITLPVIASTIASFATLTLLTKNSFLDEIKKQYVTTAKAKGLSEGRVLYGHVFRNAMLIVISGFPALFVSVFFGGSLIIETLFSLDGLGRLGFEAVVARDYPVVFGTLFAFTLIGLIVGIITDITYIFIDPRIDFEARG, encoded by the coding sequence ATGGGAGCATATATCCTAAGGCGGCTGCTGCTCGTGATCCCCACGCTGTTGGGGATCATGATCGTGAACTTCGCGCTCATCCAGTTTGTCCCCGGAGGCCCGATCGAGACAATCATCGCCCGCATGGAAGGCGGCGGTGATGTGTTCGAAACGATTGCTGGCGGGGGTGGTGACGCCGAAGTCCAGCAGGAATCCGCGAACAGTGAATATATCGGAGCCCGTGGTCTTTCGCCCGAATTTATCAAGGAACTGGAAATTCAGTTCGGATTCGACAAGCCGCCGCTGGAACGGTTCCTGAACATGATGTGGGACTACATGCGCTTTGATTTCGGGGAAAGCTACTTCCGATCGATCAGCGTGGTTGATCTGGTCCTTGAAAAGATGCCTGTGTCGATCACCCTGGGGCTTTGGTCCACGCTGATCGCCTATATGATTTCGATTCCGCTTGGCGTGCGCAAAGCAATCCGGGACGGATCACGCTTTGATACATGGACCTCTGGTGCCATCATCGTGGCTTTCGCCATCCCGGGGTTCCTTTTCGCGATCTTGTTGATCATCCTGTTTGCGGGCGGCAACTGCTTCCGGTTTCCATTCGGGATATCCGAATTCTTCCGCGCTTACCTGCCATTTCTTTACGATGCGAACCCGACCTGTTCGCAGACCTTTCCTTTGCGCGGTCTAACTTCCGCGAACTTCGAAGATCTCAGTCCATGGGGCAAAGTAAAGGATTATATCTGGCACATTACGTTGCCGGTCATTGCATCGACAATCGCGTCCTTTGCAACGCTGACGCTGCTGACGAAAAACAGCTTTCTTGATGAAATCAAGAAACAGTATGTCACGACCGCAAAAGCCAAGGGGCTGAGCGAAGGCCGCGTGCTGTACGGTCACGTGTTCCGCAACGCGATGCTGATCGTCATCTCCGGCTTTCCCGCGCTTTTCGTTAGTGTGTTCTTCGGTGGATCACTGATCATCGAAACATTGTTCTCGCTCGATGGGTTGGGCCGGCTTGGCTTCGAAGCGGTCGTTGCACGTGACTATCCGGTTGTCTTCGGTACGCTCTTTGCCTTTACGCTGATCGGACTAATTGTCGGGATCATTACCGACATCACCTACATCTTCATCGACCCACGTATCGACTTTGAGGCGCGCGGCTGA
- a CDS encoding extracellular solute-binding protein, whose amino-acid sequence MDRHQAPKAIAKARIDRVERLKRWMLGSAMFIGGALAASAVLSDSHETIIETHAYSTFGTYKYDADFSHLDYVNPEAPKGGEISIWFQGTFDSFNPYATGKGRSGVLATIGYERILTSTADDASASYCLLCTTMEYPENEDWVVFNLRQDITFSDGTPLTAHDLVFSHKLLLEQGTPSYADYVSPRIESAEALDDYTVKFVFADGYPRTDMITLVGSTPGWSKKWYEETGARLDESRLEISPGSGPYILDSFDINRQIIYKRNPDYWGNDLPINIGRNNFDSIRVEYFSDSNAAFEAFKTGEYTFRQESSSLVWATGYDFPALENGWVQKVELPDGSLPSASGFTFNLQRDKFADRRVRQALALMYNFTWTNDTLQYGLFQQRESFWQNSDLEARGVPEGRELELLQSVSDLIDPEVLTEEVTVPHTSGDSQLDRRNLRRALALMEEAGWVADDAGQLRKDGEIFDLEFLASSPTLDRIINPYIENLKRLGINASYNRIDPAQFTNRERSFDWDMTLNSYSNGLEESIGLSQRYGTEAVGDVFNPASFGSEAVDKLIEEVVNAETYEDMAAGVRAIDRLMRRELFMIPVWYLGNHWVAYYDMYEYPDELPPYSLGHIDFWWYNAEKAEALRAAGAFK is encoded by the coding sequence ATGGATCGACATCAGGCCCCCAAAGCAATTGCCAAGGCGCGCATTGACCGGGTGGAGCGCTTGAAACGATGGATGCTTGGGTCAGCCATGTTCATTGGTGGAGCGCTTGCTGCAAGTGCTGTACTTTCTGATAGTCACGAAACCATTATCGAAACGCATGCTTACTCGACTTTCGGAACTTACAAGTACGATGCCGATTTCTCCCATCTCGATTACGTTAATCCAGAAGCCCCAAAGGGCGGTGAAATCAGCATCTGGTTTCAGGGGACGTTTGACAGCTTCAACCCCTATGCAACTGGCAAGGGTCGGTCCGGCGTTCTGGCAACGATCGGGTATGAACGGATTCTGACGTCGACAGCCGATGATGCGAGTGCGTCTTACTGCCTATTGTGCACGACAATGGAATATCCCGAAAACGAAGATTGGGTTGTCTTCAACCTGCGTCAGGACATCACGTTTTCCGACGGCACCCCGCTAACAGCCCATGATCTCGTCTTTTCGCACAAGCTCTTGCTTGAACAAGGTACGCCGTCTTACGCGGACTACGTGTCGCCACGGATCGAAAGTGCCGAAGCGCTGGATGATTATACCGTCAAATTTGTTTTTGCCGACGGCTATCCCCGCACCGACATGATCACATTGGTCGGCAGCACGCCCGGGTGGTCAAAGAAATGGTACGAGGAAACCGGTGCGCGGCTTGACGAAAGCCGTCTTGAAATTTCGCCGGGATCGGGCCCCTACATTCTCGATAGCTTCGATATCAATCGCCAGATCATCTACAAACGGAACCCGGATTATTGGGGCAATGACCTCCCGATCAATATCGGACGCAACAACTTTGACAGCATCCGCGTTGAATACTTCTCTGACAGCAACGCAGCCTTCGAGGCGTTCAAGACGGGTGAATACACGTTCCGGCAGGAAAGCAGTTCGCTGGTCTGGGCAACCGGCTATGATTTCCCGGCCCTTGAGAATGGCTGGGTTCAAAAGGTCGAGTTGCCCGATGGTTCATTGCCGTCGGCGTCAGGGTTCACATTCAACCTCCAGCGCGACAAATTTGCTGACCGGCGCGTGCGTCAGGCGCTCGCGCTGATGTATAACTTCACATGGACCAATGACACCCTGCAATACGGCTTGTTCCAGCAGCGTGAAAGCTTCTGGCAAAACAGCGACTTGGAAGCACGCGGCGTTCCTGAAGGGCGTGAGTTGGAATTACTGCAATCTGTCTCCGACCTGATTGACCCGGAAGTGCTGACCGAAGAAGTGACCGTGCCCCACACGTCCGGTGACAGCCAACTGGATCGGCGCAATCTCCGCCGAGCTTTGGCGCTTATGGAAGAAGCTGGTTGGGTCGCCGATGACGCCGGGCAGTTGCGCAAGGATGGTGAGATATTCGATCTGGAATTCCTTGCGTCAAGCCCCACGTTGGATCGCATTATCAATCCCTATATCGAGAACCTGAAACGCCTTGGTATCAATGCAAGCTACAACCGGATTGATCCTGCGCAGTTCACCAACCGAGAGCGGTCATTCGATTGGGACATGACCTTGAACAGCTATAGCAACGGCCTTGAAGAAAGCATCGGTCTGTCACAACGCTATGGCACGGAGGCGGTTGGCGACGTCTTCAACCCAGCAAGTTTCGGGTCCGAAGCCGTCGACAAACTGATCGAAGAAGTCGTCAATGCTGAGACTTACGAGGACATGGCAGCAGGCGTACGGGCAATTGACCGTCTGATGCGGCGCGAGCTTTTCATGATCCCTGTTTGGTATCTCGGAAACCACTGGGTCGCATATTACGATATGTACGAATATCCGGATGAGCTTCCGCCATACTCGCTCGGTCACATCGACTTCTGGTGGTACAACGCCGAAAAGGCCGAAGCCCTTCGTGCGGCCGGCGCCTTTAAGTAA